A window from Actinomycetospora corticicola encodes these proteins:
- a CDS encoding acyl-CoA dehydrogenase family protein, whose translation MTATVERAERSPWDTEERRELRALVRRFTEREIVPSLPDWEDAGAMPRELHRRAGELGLLALGFPESAGGEGGHLDSAIATEELILAGGSSGVVAGLFTHGIAAPHIALHGSPELVDRFVRPTLRGELIGSLGITEPGTGSDVAAVTTRAARDGDDYVVTGAKTFITSGTRADFVTTAVRTGGPGHRGISLLVIETARPGVHRTALRKMGWHCSDTATISLDEVRVPASNLVGAEGSGFRQIMERFGSERLSLAVQATATAQRCVDLTIAWARQRETFGAPLATRQVVRHRIAQMARRATVARVYVRDVFLRWEAGDDVVTELAMAKNQAVEACDWVVDQAVQLHGGAGYLHGVEVERHYRDARILGIGGGTNEIMDEVIAARLGLDG comes from the coding sequence GTGACGGCGACCGTGGAGCGGGCCGAGCGGTCCCCCTGGGACACCGAGGAGCGCCGCGAGCTGCGGGCCCTGGTGCGGCGCTTCACCGAGCGGGAGATCGTCCCGTCGCTGCCGGACTGGGAGGACGCCGGCGCGATGCCGCGGGAGCTGCACCGGCGGGCCGGGGAGCTGGGCCTGCTGGCGCTCGGCTTCCCGGAGAGCGCGGGCGGGGAGGGCGGGCACCTCGACTCGGCGATCGCCACCGAGGAGCTGATCCTCGCGGGCGGGTCGAGCGGGGTGGTCGCGGGCCTGTTCACGCACGGCATCGCCGCACCGCACATCGCGCTGCACGGCTCGCCGGAACTGGTCGACCGCTTCGTGCGCCCGACCCTGCGCGGCGAGCTCATCGGGTCGCTCGGCATCACCGAGCCGGGCACCGGCTCCGACGTCGCCGCCGTCACCACCCGCGCCGCGCGCGACGGCGACGACTACGTGGTGACCGGCGCGAAGACCTTCATCACCTCCGGCACCCGCGCGGACTTCGTGACGACGGCCGTGCGCACCGGCGGCCCCGGCCACCGCGGTATCTCGCTGCTGGTCATCGAGACCGCCCGGCCCGGCGTGCACCGCACCGCGCTGCGCAAGATGGGCTGGCACTGCTCCGACACCGCCACGATCTCGCTCGACGAGGTCCGCGTCCCGGCGTCGAACCTGGTCGGGGCCGAAGGCAGCGGGTTCCGGCAGATCATGGAGCGGTTCGGGTCCGAGCGGCTCTCGCTCGCCGTCCAGGCGACCGCCACCGCCCAACGTTGCGTCGACCTGACGATCGCCTGGGCGCGGCAGCGCGAGACGTTCGGGGCGCCGCTCGCGACCCGGCAGGTCGTCCGGCACAGGATCGCGCAGATGGCGCGCCGGGCGACGGTCGCCCGGGTCTACGTGCGTGACGTGTTCCTGCGGTGGGAGGCCGGCGACGACGTCGTCACCGAGCTCGCGATGGCCAAGAACCAGGCCGTCGAGGCGTGCGACTGGGTGGTCGACCAGGCGGTCCAGCTGCACGGCGGCGCCGGGTACCTGCACGGGGTCGAGGTGGAGCGGCACTACCGCGACGCCCGCATCCTGGGCATCGGTGGCGGGACGAACGAGATCATGGACGAGGTGATCGCGGCCCGGCTGGGGCTCGACGGCTGA
- a CDS encoding GNAT family N-acetyltransferase produces MSLRRAEVSDVPALAALFGADPVSAARGDSGEGDLTDYERAFAAVDADPRHLLVVAVEDEGPVVGTLQLSFLPGLARRGAWRGQIEAVQVAASQQGRGVGAWMVGWAVDESRRRGCGLVQLTSATERVDAHRFYERLGFTASHVGFKLTF; encoded by the coding sequence GTGTCCCTGCGTCGGGCGGAGGTGTCCGACGTCCCCGCCCTCGCGGCGCTGTTCGGGGCCGATCCGGTCTCGGCGGCGCGCGGCGACTCCGGCGAGGGTGACCTGACCGACTACGAGCGGGCGTTCGCGGCGGTCGACGCCGACCCCCGGCACCTGCTGGTGGTCGCCGTCGAGGACGAGGGACCGGTCGTCGGGACCCTGCAGCTCTCGTTCCTCCCCGGGCTCGCCCGTCGCGGGGCCTGGCGCGGGCAGATCGAGGCGGTCCAGGTCGCGGCCTCCCAGCAGGGCCGCGGGGTCGGCGCCTGGATGGTCGGATGGGCCGTGGACGAGTCCCGACGACGGGGGTGCGGGCTGGTGCAGCTGACCAGCGCGACCGAGCGGGTCGACGCGCACCGGTTCTACGAGCGGCTCGGCTTCACGGCGAGCCACGTGGGGTTCAAGCTCACGTTCTGA
- a CDS encoding purine-cytosine permease family protein yields the protein MTVTEEPADVVVREGVYGDKVVAVEPGGAEFIPLAERHGRPRQLFWTWCSPNLEFATIFVGVLAVGAFSLGFWGAFLGILVGTALGSLTHGLLSARGPAAGVPMMVLSRLGFGFTGNALPAGLNAVVGGIGWFAVNSVSGALALSTLTGMPGWVALLIVAAVQIGVALLGHNLIHGFEKLVLPVLAVVFAITSVVILTQVDTTFVPTGGQPAGTVAGFLLTVGATFGYAAGWNPYATDYTRYLPADASPRAVGWAAGLGVFVPCLVLETVGAASATIGGIGGGALDDPTGVFTGHLPGWLGALTLLCIAVGAIAANAINIYSGSMSFVALGIKLPLTLRRALAVGVFGVLGFVVALLGLADAGHAYEGFLLIIAYWIGPWLAVVFVDRWLRRGSGEQLLFDTSYRNHAGPIAMLAGIVVSIVLFANQTSFTGIVASAVPQVGDIAFEVGFLVSAAVYWALRRGATTEA from the coding sequence ATGACGGTCACCGAGGAACCGGCGGACGTCGTCGTCCGGGAAGGCGTGTACGGCGACAAGGTCGTCGCCGTCGAGCCCGGCGGCGCGGAGTTCATCCCGCTCGCCGAGCGCCACGGGCGCCCACGGCAGTTGTTCTGGACGTGGTGCTCGCCCAACCTCGAGTTCGCGACGATCTTCGTCGGGGTGCTCGCGGTCGGCGCGTTCTCGCTGGGGTTCTGGGGGGCCTTCCTCGGCATCCTCGTCGGGACCGCGCTGGGGTCGCTCACGCACGGGCTGCTGTCGGCGCGCGGCCCGGCGGCCGGGGTGCCGATGATGGTGCTCTCGCGGCTGGGCTTCGGGTTCACCGGCAACGCGCTGCCGGCGGGCCTGAACGCCGTGGTCGGGGGCATCGGCTGGTTCGCGGTCAACAGCGTGTCCGGGGCGCTCGCCCTGTCGACGCTGACCGGGATGCCCGGCTGGGTGGCGCTGCTGATCGTGGCCGCGGTGCAGATCGGGGTGGCCCTGCTCGGGCACAACCTGATCCACGGGTTCGAGAAGCTCGTGCTGCCGGTCCTCGCGGTGGTCTTCGCGATCACGTCGGTCGTCATCCTGACGCAGGTCGACACCACCTTCGTGCCCACGGGCGGGCAGCCCGCGGGGACGGTCGCGGGCTTCCTCCTCACGGTCGGCGCGACGTTCGGCTACGCCGCCGGCTGGAACCCCTACGCCACCGACTACACCCGCTACCTGCCCGCCGACGCGAGCCCGCGGGCGGTCGGCTGGGCGGCCGGACTGGGCGTGTTCGTGCCCTGCCTGGTGCTGGAGACGGTCGGGGCGGCGTCGGCCACCATCGGCGGGATCGGCGGCGGCGCGCTGGACGACCCGACCGGGGTGTTCACCGGGCACCTGCCCGGCTGGCTCGGGGCGCTGACCCTGCTGTGCATCGCCGTGGGCGCGATCGCCGCGAACGCGATCAACATCTACTCGGGCTCGATGTCGTTCGTCGCACTCGGCATCAAGCTGCCGCTGACGCTGCGGCGGGCGCTGGCCGTGGGCGTGTTCGGCGTGCTCGGCTTCGTCGTCGCCCTGCTCGGCCTCGCCGACGCCGGCCACGCCTACGAGGGCTTCCTGCTGATCATCGCCTACTGGATCGGCCCGTGGCTGGCGGTCGTGTTCGTCGACCGGTGGCTGCGCCGGGGCAGCGGTGAGCAGCTGCTGTTCGACACCTCGTACCGCAACCACGCCGGCCCGATCGCGATGCTCGCCGGGATCGTCGTGTCGATCGTGCTGTTCGCCAACCAGACCTCGTTCACCGGGATCGTCGCCTCGGCGGTGCCGCAGGTCGGGGACATCGCCTTCGAGGTCGGGTTCCTCGTGTCGGCGGCGGTCTACTGGGCGCTGCGGCGGGGGGCGACGACGGAAGCATGA
- a CDS encoding AMP-binding protein codes for MTTGPFRSNTPPPAAFTFAELTPTAFLERSEHAFAERTAIVDGDLRFTYAQFAERSRRLAGALGALGVQPGDRVAALATNSHVMLEAHHGVPFAGGVLVPLNTRLSADELTHIVSHSGARVLLATRELEDIAETVAGRTGAALLVEGEEYEERLGRAAPSVVPVADERGLLAINYTSGTTGLPKGVMYHHRGAYLQALAMAFHLRLTPASHYLWTLPMFHCDGWCFPWGVTAAGGTHVCLRAIDADEIWRLLREEGVTHFCAAPTVLRMIAGGSSAAPLDQRVTVATGGAPPSPTLLSRMTKLGMDITHLYGLTETYGPAVVNDWHPEWDDLDADERARLQARQGVGNVVAARLRVIAEDGHDVPADGETLGELVVRGNDVMLGYYRDVAATAAVDAAGWFRTGDLGVVHPDGYVEIRDRSKDVIISGGENIASVEVERVLDSHPAVIESAVVGVPDERWGEIPVAYVTTTEEVDPDELVEHVRTHLARFKAPRRIVFGELPKTSTGKIQKNVLREREVASPGEQ; via the coding sequence GTGACCACCGGACCGTTCAGGTCGAACACCCCGCCACCCGCGGCGTTCACCTTCGCCGAGCTGACGCCCACCGCGTTCCTGGAACGCTCCGAGCACGCGTTCGCGGAGCGGACGGCGATCGTCGACGGCGACCTGCGGTTCACCTACGCGCAGTTCGCGGAGCGTTCCCGACGCCTGGCGGGGGCGCTCGGGGCGCTCGGCGTCCAGCCCGGGGACCGCGTGGCTGCCCTGGCCACCAACAGCCACGTCATGCTCGAGGCGCACCACGGCGTGCCCTTCGCGGGCGGCGTGCTGGTGCCGCTCAACACCCGGCTCTCGGCCGACGAACTGACCCACATCGTCAGCCACTCCGGCGCCCGGGTGCTGCTCGCGACCCGCGAGCTCGAGGACATCGCGGAGACGGTCGCCGGTCGGACCGGGGCGGCCCTGCTGGTCGAGGGCGAGGAGTACGAGGAGCGCCTCGGGCGGGCGGCCCCGAGCGTGGTGCCGGTGGCCGACGAGCGCGGCCTGCTCGCGATCAACTACACCTCGGGCACCACCGGCCTGCCCAAGGGCGTGATGTACCACCACCGCGGTGCCTACCTGCAGGCGCTGGCGATGGCGTTCCACCTGCGCCTCACCCCGGCGTCGCACTACCTGTGGACGCTGCCGATGTTCCACTGCGACGGCTGGTGCTTCCCGTGGGGCGTCACCGCCGCCGGCGGCACCCACGTCTGCCTGCGGGCCATCGACGCCGACGAGATCTGGCGGCTGCTGCGCGAGGAGGGCGTCACGCACTTCTGCGCCGCCCCGACGGTCCTGAGGATGATCGCGGGCGGGTCGAGCGCCGCGCCCCTGGACCAGCGTGTCACGGTCGCGACCGGTGGCGCCCCGCCGTCGCCGACCCTGCTGTCGCGCATGACGAAGCTCGGCATGGACATCACCCACCTCTACGGGCTGACCGAGACCTACGGACCCGCCGTCGTGAACGACTGGCACCCCGAGTGGGACGACCTCGACGCCGACGAGCGGGCCCGCCTGCAGGCGCGCCAGGGCGTCGGCAACGTGGTCGCCGCGCGGCTGCGCGTGATCGCCGAGGACGGCCACGACGTGCCCGCCGACGGCGAGACCCTCGGCGAGCTGGTGGTCCGCGGCAACGACGTCATGCTCGGCTACTACCGCGACGTCGCCGCCACCGCGGCCGTCGACGCGGCCGGCTGGTTCCGCACCGGCGACCTCGGCGTGGTCCACCCCGACGGCTACGTCGAGATCCGCGACCGGTCCAAGGACGTGATCATCTCGGGGGGCGAGAACATCGCGTCCGTCGAGGTCGAGCGGGTGCTCGACAGCCATCCGGCGGTGATCGAGTCCGCCGTGGTCGGGGTGCCCGACGAGCGGTGGGGCGAGATCCCGGTGGCGTACGTGACCACCACCGAGGAGGTCGACCCGGACGAGCTCGTCGAGCACGTCCGCACCCATCTCGCCCGCTTCAAGGCGCCCAGACGGATCGTGTTCGGCGAGCTGCCCAAGACCTCGACCGGCAAGATCCAGAAGAACGTGTTGCGGGAGCGGGAGGTGGCTTCGCCAGGTGAGCAGTAA
- a CDS encoding acyl-CoA synthetase, whose protein sequence is MDESIGAWVARRAERSPDAVALVDGPSGARTTYAELDDRVSARAADLAGLGVGPGDRVALLGENSCASLEWLFAVARIGAITVPVNVRLAPAEVAFVLADAGATLLIRSTAFEALGDAAAAELDAAPTLVDLATEPGPIRRREGDPAPGRGDEPCVIMYTSGTTGRPKGAVLTHDNMLWNAVNLCVAGPGIASTDVTIAAAPLFHIGALGLSALPLLYAGGTVVVVPSFDPVGFLDLMASEGVTTQFLVPAMWAALTRVPDLAERSFLALRWAISGGAPCPVVVIERFLALGWTFTEGFGMTELSPAALFLDAADVVSRAGSVGRPFLHVDARLVGPDDELVDAGEVGELVLRGPTVFAGYWNRPEETAEAMRGGWFHSGDLGVRDEDGFVTLVDRKKDMIITGGENVYPVEVEQVLHRHPAVSDVAVVGVGDPQWGESVLAVVVAEGATAEELIAFARDRIAHFKAPSRVEFVPELPRNATGKLLKRVLREQFAGSAAAVSR, encoded by the coding sequence ATGGACGAGAGCATCGGGGCGTGGGTGGCCCGGCGGGCGGAGCGTTCGCCGGACGCGGTGGCCCTGGTCGACGGACCGAGCGGTGCCCGCACGACGTACGCCGAGCTCGACGACCGGGTGTCCGCCCGCGCAGCCGACCTCGCGGGGCTCGGCGTCGGGCCCGGTGACCGCGTCGCCCTGCTCGGCGAGAACTCGTGCGCCTCCCTCGAGTGGCTGTTCGCCGTCGCCCGGATCGGCGCGATCACGGTGCCGGTGAACGTGCGGCTCGCCCCCGCCGAGGTGGCGTTCGTGCTCGCCGACGCCGGCGCCACGCTGCTGATCCGCTCGACGGCCTTCGAGGCGCTCGGCGACGCGGCGGCCGCGGAGCTCGACGCGGCCCCCACGCTGGTGGACCTGGCCACCGAGCCCGGCCCGATCCGTCGTCGGGAGGGGGATCCCGCGCCCGGACGGGGCGACGAGCCCTGCGTGATCATGTACACCTCGGGGACCACCGGCCGCCCGAAGGGCGCGGTGCTGACGCACGACAACATGCTGTGGAACGCCGTCAACCTGTGCGTGGCGGGCCCCGGCATCGCCTCGACCGACGTGACGATCGCGGCGGCGCCGCTGTTCCACATCGGTGCGCTCGGGCTGTCGGCGCTCCCGCTGCTCTACGCGGGCGGGACGGTCGTGGTGGTGCCGTCGTTCGACCCGGTCGGCTTCCTCGACCTGATGGCCTCCGAGGGCGTGACGACGCAGTTCCTCGTGCCCGCGATGTGGGCCGCGCTGACCCGGGTCCCCGACCTCGCCGAGCGCTCCTTCCTCGCCCTGCGCTGGGCGATCTCGGGTGGGGCGCCGTGCCCCGTCGTCGTGATCGAGCGGTTCCTCGCGCTCGGCTGGACGTTCACCGAGGGCTTCGGGATGACCGAGCTGTCGCCCGCCGCGCTGTTCCTCGACGCGGCGGACGTGGTGTCCCGCGCCGGCTCGGTGGGGCGGCCGTTCCTCCACGTCGACGCGCGGCTGGTCGGTCCCGACGACGAGCTCGTGGACGCGGGTGAGGTCGGCGAACTGGTGCTGCGCGGACCGACGGTCTTCGCGGGCTACTGGAACCGGCCGGAGGAGACCGCCGAGGCGATGCGCGGCGGCTGGTTCCACTCCGGGGACCTCGGCGTGCGCGACGAGGACGGGTTCGTCACCCTGGTCGACCGCAAGAAGGACATGATCATCACAGGTGGGGAGAACGTGTACCCGGTCGAGGTCGAGCAGGTGCTGCACCGCCATCCCGCGGTGTCCGACGTGGCCGTCGTCGGGGTCGGCGACCCGCAGTGGGGCGAGTCGGTGCTCGCGGTGGTGGTCGCCGAGGGCGCCACCGCCGAGGAGCTGATCGCCTTCGCCCGGGACCGGATCGCGCACTTCAAGGCCCCGAGCCGGGTCGAGTTCGTCCCCGAGCTGCCGCGCAACGCGACGGGCAAGCTGCTCAAGCGGGTGCTGCGGGAGCAGTTCGCCGGCTCGGCCGCGGCGGTGTCGCGGTGA
- a CDS encoding DNA-formamidopyrimidine glycosylase family protein translates to MPELPEVESARQVLEKALDRTITDVDDTDEYVCRPHKPGEIAKALVGGKLTAAKRLGKTMWCETVTADGEPGPNLGVHLGMGGRIRITGPDGDRDSEYAGGLPKKSTEEKQKPEWDRVTFFFDDGGTFKLFDKRRLGRVRLEPDLEALGPDAYEITRDEFRERIGKGTAPIKARLLDQSAIAGVGNLLADETLWEAKLDPHRPSGELSTDELDELRRVLRHATREAIKHGGVHTGEVIPFRKKDETCPRCGAPMEKGTVGSRTTWWCSAEQA, encoded by the coding sequence GTGCCCGAGCTGCCCGAGGTGGAGAGCGCCCGCCAGGTCCTGGAGAAGGCGCTGGACCGCACCATCACCGACGTCGACGACACCGACGAGTACGTGTGCCGTCCGCACAAGCCCGGCGAGATCGCGAAGGCGCTGGTCGGCGGGAAGCTGACGGCGGCGAAGCGGCTCGGCAAGACGATGTGGTGCGAGACGGTCACCGCCGACGGCGAGCCGGGCCCGAACCTCGGCGTGCACCTCGGCATGGGCGGCCGCATCCGCATCACCGGACCCGACGGCGACCGCGACTCCGAGTACGCCGGCGGCCTGCCGAAGAAGTCCACCGAGGAGAAGCAGAAGCCGGAGTGGGACCGCGTCACCTTCTTCTTCGACGACGGCGGGACCTTCAAGCTCTTCGACAAGCGGCGGCTCGGGCGGGTGCGGCTCGAGCCCGACCTCGAGGCGCTCGGCCCGGACGCCTACGAGATCACCCGCGACGAGTTCCGCGAGCGGATCGGCAAGGGCACCGCCCCCATCAAGGCGAGGCTGCTCGACCAGAGCGCCATCGCCGGCGTCGGGAACCTCCTCGCCGACGAGACCCTGTGGGAGGCGAAGCTCGACCCGCACCGGCCGTCGGGAGAGCTCTCGACCGACGAGCTCGACGAGCTCCGACGGGTCCTGCGCCACGCCACGCGGGAGGCGATCAAGCACGGCGGCGTGCACACGGGCGAGGTCATCCCGTTCCGGAAGAAGGACGAGACCTGTCCCCGGTGTGGGGCACCCATGGAGAAGGGAACCGTGGGAAGTCGGACGACCTGGTGGTGCAGCGCCGAACAGGCGTGA
- a CDS encoding aminotransferase class V-fold PLP-dependent enzyme, which yields MENAERPWGFATRAVHAGAVPDSSVGARAVPIYQSTSFVFEDTADAANLFALQKYGNIYSRIANPTVAAFEERVASLEGALGAVATASGQAAEFLTFACLAGAGDHVVSAASLYGGTVTQLDVTLRRFGVDTTFVAGDDPEAFRAAIRPETRFVFAEMVTNPSGEVTDVEALAAVAHEARIPLIIDATTATPYLCRPMEHGADIVIHSATKFIGGHGTTLGGVVCESGRFDWGNGNFPQMTESIPSYGGLSWWGNFQEYGFLTKLRSEQLRDIGASLSPHSAFLLLQGVETLPQRMAAHVANAQRVAEWLEADDRVDWVRYSGLPSHPHYERARHYLPQGPGAVFAFGVKGGRDAGRRFIESVQLCSHLANIGDARTLVLHPASTTHQQLSEDQLREGGVRPDLIRISVGIEDVDDILWDLDQALTVATKDA from the coding sequence GTGGAGAACGCGGAACGACCCTGGGGCTTCGCCACGCGCGCGGTCCACGCCGGCGCGGTGCCCGATTCCTCGGTCGGCGCCCGGGCGGTCCCGATCTACCAGTCGACGAGCTTCGTCTTCGAGGACACCGCAGACGCGGCGAACCTGTTCGCGCTGCAGAAGTACGGGAACATCTACAGCCGCATCGCGAACCCCACCGTGGCGGCGTTCGAGGAGCGGGTCGCGAGCCTCGAGGGCGCCCTCGGGGCCGTCGCCACGGCCTCCGGCCAGGCTGCGGAGTTCCTCACCTTCGCCTGTCTGGCGGGCGCGGGCGACCACGTCGTGAGCGCCGCCAGCCTCTACGGCGGCACCGTCACCCAGCTCGACGTCACGCTGCGCCGCTTCGGGGTCGACACCACGTTCGTCGCGGGGGATGACCCGGAGGCCTTCCGCGCGGCGATCCGGCCGGAGACCCGGTTCGTGTTCGCCGAGATGGTCACCAACCCCTCCGGCGAGGTCACCGACGTCGAGGCCCTGGCGGCGGTCGCGCACGAGGCGCGGATCCCGCTGATCATCGACGCCACCACGGCCACGCCCTACCTGTGCCGTCCGATGGAGCACGGCGCGGACATCGTCATCCACTCGGCCACGAAGTTCATCGGGGGCCACGGCACCACGCTCGGTGGTGTGGTCTGCGAGTCCGGCCGCTTCGACTGGGGCAACGGCAACTTCCCGCAGATGACGGAGTCGATCCCCTCCTACGGCGGGCTCTCCTGGTGGGGCAACTTCCAGGAGTACGGCTTCCTGACGAAGCTGCGGTCCGAGCAGCTGCGCGACATCGGCGCCTCGCTGTCCCCCCACTCGGCGTTCCTGCTGCTGCAGGGCGTGGAGACGCTGCCGCAGCGGATGGCCGCGCACGTCGCGAACGCCCAGCGGGTCGCGGAGTGGCTCGAGGCCGACGACCGGGTCGACTGGGTCCGCTACTCGGGGCTCCCCAGCCACCCCCACTACGAGCGTGCCCGCCACTACCTGCCGCAGGGCCCCGGCGCGGTGTTCGCCTTCGGGGTGAAGGGCGGCCGCGACGCCGGCCGACGCTTCATCGAGTCGGTGCAGCTCTGCAGCCACCTCGCCAACATCGGGGACGCCCGCACGCTGGTGCTGCACCCGGCGTCGACCACCCACCAGCAGCTCTCCGAGGACCAGCTGCGGGAGGGCGGGGTGCGCCCCGACCTGATCCGCATCAGCGTCGGCATCGAGGACGTCGACGACATCCTCTGGGACCTCGACCAGGCCCTCACCGTGGCCACGAAGGACGCCTGA
- a CDS encoding isopenicillin N synthase family dioxygenase: MTGIPLVDIADGATPAVGKAVDEALRTSGFLLVTGHGVPDDGRRAARAAAREFFALPTAVKQRYAVAVGGHGYLGPGAEANAAAEGTTGPPDLKESWTVGADDPTGDAEIDAVWFAANVWPVEVPALQRELEAHMARMRAVADTLLEIGAVGLGLPADHFTRHTGHPSYTLNVNRYPPLTEVGPPGEDQFRIGPHTDFGTFTVLDREPGAGGLQVDMSGASGATGDDGAVWVDAPYVEGAFTINVGDLLSRWTGERWRSTRHRVLPPQATAPDEDLVSLVYFYELNPHTVVESLGPPVGHTAAPPVRAADYLADKLAAITVA, from the coding sequence ATGACCGGGATTCCGCTGGTCGACATCGCGGACGGGGCCACCCCCGCCGTCGGGAAGGCCGTCGACGAGGCGCTGCGGACCTCCGGGTTCCTGCTGGTCACGGGCCACGGCGTTCCCGACGACGGGCGTCGCGCGGCCCGGGCGGCCGCCCGCGAGTTCTTCGCCCTGCCCACCGCGGTGAAGCAGCGCTACGCCGTCGCGGTCGGCGGGCACGGCTACCTCGGGCCGGGCGCGGAGGCGAACGCGGCCGCCGAGGGGACGACCGGGCCGCCCGACCTCAAGGAGTCGTGGACGGTCGGTGCCGACGACCCGACCGGCGACGCGGAGATCGACGCGGTCTGGTTCGCCGCCAACGTGTGGCCGGTGGAGGTGCCGGCGCTGCAACGCGAGCTCGAGGCGCACATGGCCCGGATGCGGGCGGTCGCGGACACCCTGCTGGAGATCGGCGCTGTCGGACTGGGCCTGCCGGCCGACCACTTCACCCGGCACACCGGGCACCCGAGCTACACCCTCAACGTCAACCGGTACCCGCCGCTGACCGAGGTCGGACCGCCCGGCGAGGACCAGTTCCGGATCGGGCCGCACACCGACTTCGGCACGTTCACCGTCCTCGACCGTGAGCCAGGTGCCGGCGGCCTGCAGGTCGACATGAGCGGGGCGAGCGGAGCGACGGGGGACGACGGGGCCGTCTGGGTCGACGCCCCGTACGTCGAGGGCGCCTTCACGATCAACGTCGGGGACCTGCTCTCCCGCTGGACCGGCGAGCGGTGGCGCTCGACCCGCCACCGCGTCCTGCCGCCGCAGGCCACGGCGCCGGACGAGGACCTCGTCAGCCTCGTCTACTTCTACGAACTGAACCCGCACACCGTCGTCGAGTCCCTCGGCCCGCCCGTCGGGCACACCGCCGCGCCGCCCGTCCGGGCCGCGGACTACCTGGCGGACAAGCTCGCCGCCATCACCGTCGCGTGA
- a CDS encoding CoA-binding protein codes for MSWDGPTALDRQQILRDTRSVAMVGASANPARASNFVATYLLSSTDFDVYFVNPNATEILGKPVYPSLAELPVVPDLVDVFRRPEDLPSVLDATIEAGARTFWLQFGLYDEELARRGEEAGLTVVMDRCLKVEHARFHGGLHLAGFNTGVISAKRR; via the coding sequence ATGAGCTGGGACGGCCCCACCGCACTGGACCGGCAGCAGATCCTGCGGGACACGAGGAGCGTGGCGATGGTGGGCGCGTCGGCGAACCCGGCGCGCGCGTCGAACTTCGTCGCCACCTACCTGCTGTCGAGCACCGACTTCGACGTCTACTTCGTCAACCCGAACGCCACCGAGATCCTCGGGAAGCCGGTCTACCCGTCGCTGGCGGAGCTCCCCGTGGTGCCCGACCTCGTCGACGTCTTCCGCCGCCCCGAGGACCTGCCCTCGGTGCTCGACGCGACCATCGAGGCCGGCGCCAGGACGTTCTGGCTGCAGTTCGGGCTCTACGACGAGGAGCTCGCGCGGCGCGGCGAGGAGGCCGGGCTGACGGTCGTGATGGACCGGTGCCTCAAGGTCGAGCACGCCCGCTTCCACGGCGGGCTGCACCTCGCCGGCTTCAACACCGGGGTCATCAGCGCGAAGCGGAGGTGA
- a CDS encoding nucleoside deaminase codes for MTLHPVPSPSEMLAVALREARTGYDEGGVPVGAALFGPDGELLGAGQNRRVQDGDPATHGETAAFRAAGRRPDYAGTTMVTTLSPCFFCAGLIRQFRIPRLVVGEARTFGGQHAWLAEHGVEVTVLDDPECAELMSRFAAEQPDTWLEDIGGPE; via the coding sequence ATGACGCTGCACCCCGTGCCCTCCCCCTCCGAGATGCTCGCCGTCGCGCTGCGTGAGGCGCGCACCGGCTACGACGAGGGCGGGGTCCCGGTGGGCGCCGCCCTCTTCGGTCCCGACGGCGAGCTCCTCGGGGCCGGGCAGAACCGGCGCGTCCAGGACGGCGACCCCGCGACGCACGGCGAGACGGCCGCCTTCCGGGCCGCCGGGCGCCGCCCCGACTACGCGGGCACCACGATGGTCACCACCCTCTCCCCCTGCTTCTTCTGCGCCGGCCTCATCCGGCAGTTCCGCATCCCGCGACTGGTGGTCGGGGAGGCCCGCACCTTCGGCGGGCAGCACGCCTGGCTCGCGGAGCACGGCGTCGAGGTCACGGTGCTCGACGACCCGGAGTGCGCCGAGCTGATGAGTCGCTTCGCCGCCGAGCAGCCGGACACCTGGCTCGAGGACATCGGGGGGCCCGAATGA